One genomic window of Quercus robur chromosome 6, dhQueRobu3.1, whole genome shotgun sequence includes the following:
- the LOC126689200 gene encoding sugar transporter ERD6-like 16 isoform X2, with amino-acid sequence MAIGQVKDAESSDEINGLQDLEQPFIQQDNIVSHKDDKNVEGGSIGMVLLSTCVAVCGSFEFGSCVGYSAPTQSAITEELNLSVAEYSMFGSILTIGAMFGAITSGKIADFVGRKGAMRMSGVFCIAGWLAVYFSKGAISLDMGRLFTGYGIGVFSYVVPIFIAEIAPKNLRGGLTTLNQIMIVTGSSVAFLVGSVITWRALALTGLVPCIFLLVGLCFVPESPRWLAKVGREKEFQVALRKLRGKDADITFEAAEIKDYFETLKTLPKAKMLDLFQSRHIRSMIIGVGIMICQQFTGINGIGFYASEIFAEAGASLAKIGTIAYACIQVPITIVGAMMIDKSGRKPLILISATGTFLGCFVTGTSFFLKGHNLLPEWAPILTFVGVLFFIVFFSIGMGAVPWLIMSEIFPIELKGAAGSLVVLVNWLGAWLISYTFNFLFTWSSSGKEKQ; translated from the exons atggcAATTGGACAAGTTAAGGATGCTGAGAGTAGTGATGAAATAAATGGCCTTCAAGATTTGGAACAGCCATTCATCCAGCAAGATAATATTGTTTCCCATAAAGATGATAAAAATGTTGAAGGTGGATCCATTGGAATGGTTTTGCTCAGTACATGTGTTGCTGTTTGTGGCTCTTTTGAATTTGGATCATGT GTGGGCTATTCAGCACCCACTCAATCTGCAATCACAGAAGAACTTAATCTTTCCGTAGCTGAG TACTCCATGTTTGGCTCCATATTAACAATTGGAGCAATGTTTGGTGCCATCACAAGTGGTAAAATTGCAGACTTTGTTGGTCGAAAAGGG GCAATGAGGATGTCAGGTGTTTTCTGCATTGCAGGATGGCTTGCTGTATATTTCTCTAAG GGAGCTATTTCACTTGACATGGGAAGGTTGTTCACAGGATATGGAATTGGAGTTTTTTCTTATGTG GTGCCAATATTTATTGCTGAAATTGCTCCAAAGAATCTGCGTGGAGGGCTTACAACATTGAATCAG ATCATGATTGTCACTGGATCATCAGTTGCATTCTTAGTAGGATCAGTCATAACATGGAGAGCACTTGCTTTGACTg GGCTTGTTCCATGCATATTCCTTCTTGTGGGTCTATGTTTCGTTCCGGAGTCTCCCAGATGGCTG GCAAAGGTTGGCCGTGAGAAAGAATTTCAAGTTGCGCTACGAAAACTTCGTGGCAAAGATGCTGATATTACTTTTGAAGCTGCTGAAATTAAA GATTATTTTGAAACTCTTAAGACACTTCCAAAGGCTAAAATGCTGGATTTGTTCCAAAGCAGACATATTCGCTCCATGATT ATTGGAGTAGGAATAATGATATGTCAACAATTCACAGGAATAAATGGAATAGGTTTCTATGCAAGTGAAATCTTTGCAGAAGCTG GGGCTTCTCTGGCCAAAATTGGAACCATAGCTTATGCCTGTATTCAG GTTCCAATAACTATAGTGGGCGCAATGATGATTGACAAATCTGGAAGAAAGCCACTTATTTTG ATTTCTGCAACTGGGACATTTCTGGGCTGCTTTGTAACAGgcacttctttctttctcaag GGCCACAACTTGTTGCCTGAGTGGGCACCAATATTAACTTTTGTTGGAGTGCTG TTTTTCATAGTATTTTTCTCTATTGGAATGGGAGCAGTCCCTTGGCTGATTATGTCTGAG ATTTTTCCAATTGAATTGAAGGGGGCTGCTGGGAGCTTGGTGGTGCTAGTGAACTGGTTGGGTGCTTGGTTAATTTCATATACATTCAACTTTCTTTTTACCTGGAGTTCCTCAggtaaagaaaaacaataa
- the LOC126689199 gene encoding sugar transporter ERD6-like 16 isoform X2, translated as MAIGQVKDAESSDEINGLEDLEQPFIQQDNIVSHKDDKNVEGGSIGMVLLSTCVAVCGSFEFGSCVGYSAPTQSAITEDLNLSVAEYSMFGSILTIGAMFGAITSGKIADFTGRKWAMTMSGVFCIAGWLAVYFSKGAISLDMGRLFTGYGIGVFSYVVPIFIAEIAPKNLRGGLTTLNQLMIVTGSSVAFLVGSVITWRALALTGLVPCIFLLVGLCFVPESPRWLAKVGREKEFQDALRKLRGKDADITFEAAEIKDYIETLKTLPKAKMLDLFQRRHIRSMIIGVGIMICQQFTGINGIGFYASETFAEAGASLAKIGTIAYACIQVPITIVGAMMIDKSGRKPLMMISATGTFLGCFVTGTSFFLEGHNLLPEWAPILAFVGVLFFIAFFSIGMGAVPWLIMSEIFPIDVKGAAGSLVVLVNWLGAWLISYTFNFLLSWSSSGTFFLYSAFSLMAVLFVAKVVPETKGKTLEEIQQCINS; from the exons atGGCAATTGGACAAGTTAAGGATGCTGAAAGTAGTGATGAAATAAATGGCCTTGAAGATTTGGAACAGCCATTCATCCAGCAAGATAATATTGTTTCCCATAAAGATGATAAAAATGTTGAAGGTGGATCCATTGGAATGGTTTTGCTCAGTACATGTGTTGCTGTTTGTGGCTCTTTTGAATTTGGATCATGT GTGGGCTATTCAGCACCCACTCAATCTGCAATCACAGAAGATCTTAATCTTTCTGTAGCTGAG TACTCCATGTTTGGCTCCATATTAACAATTGGTGCAATGTTTGGTGCCATCACAAGTGGTAAAATTGCAGACTTCACTGGTCGAAAATGG GCAATGACGATGTCAGGTGTTTTCTGCATTGCAGGATGGCTTGCTGTATATTTCTCTAAG GGAGCTATTTCACTTGACATGGGAAGGTTGTTCACAGGATATGGAATTGGAGTTTTTTCTTATGTG GTGCCAATATTTATTGCTGAAATTGCTCCAAAGAATTTGCGTGGAGGGCTCACAACATTGAATCAG CTCATGATTGTCACTGGATCATCAGTTGCATTCTTAGTAGGATCAGTCATAACATGGAGAGCACTTGCTTTGACTg GGCTTGTTCCATGCATATTCCTTCTTGTGGGTCTATGTTTTGTTCCGGAGTCTCCCAGATGGCTG GCAAAGGTTGGCCGTGAGAAAGAATTTCAAGATGCGCTACGAAAACTTCGTGGCAAAGATGCTGATATTACTTTTGAAGCTGCAGAAATTAAA GATTATATTGAAACTCTTAAGACTCTTCCAAAGGCTAAAATGCTGGATTTGTTCCAAAGAAGACATATTCGCTCCATGATT ATTGGAGTAGGAATAATGATATGTCAACAATTCACAGGAATAAATGGAATAGGTTTCTATGCAAGTGAAACCTTTGCAGAAGCTG GGGCTTCTCTGGCCAAAATTGGAACCATAGCTTATGCCTGTATTCAG GTTCCAATAACTATAGTGGGCGCAATGATGATTGACAAATCTGGAAGAAAGCCACTTATGATG ATTTCTGCAACTGGGACATTTCTAGGCTGCTTTGTAACAGGCACTTCTTTCTTTCTCGAG GGCCACAACTTGTTGCCTGAGTGGGCACCAATATTAGCTTTTGTTGGAGTGCTG TTTTTCATAGCATTTTTCTCTATTGGAATGGGAGCAGTCCCTTGGCTGATTATGTCTGAG ATTTTCCCAATTGATGTGAAGGGGGCTGCTGGCAGCTTGGTGGTGCTAGTGAACTGGTTGGGTGCTTGGTTAATTTCATATACATTCAACTTTCTTTTGTCCTGGAGTTCCTCAg GCACTTTTTTCCTCTACTCTGCATTCTCTTTGATGGCTGTTCTATTTGTGGCAAAGGTAGTTCCAGAAACCAAAGGAAAAACACTAGAAGAAATTCAACAATGCATAAACTCCTAG
- the LOC126689199 gene encoding sugar transporter ERD6-like 16 isoform X1 yields the protein MAIGQVKDAESSDEINGLEDLEQPFIQQDNIVSHKDDKNVEGGSIGMVLLSTCVAVCGSFEFGSCVGYSAPTQSAITEDLNLSVAEYSMFGSILTIGAMFGAITSGKIADFTGRKWAMTMSGVFCIAGWLAVYFSKGAISLDMGRLFTGYGIGVFSYVVPIFIAEIAPKNLRGGLTTLNQLMIVTGSSVAFLVGSVITWRALALTGLVPCIFLLVGLCFVPESPRWLAKVGREKEFQDALRKLRGKDADITFEAAEIKDYIETLKTLPKAKMLDLFQRRHIRSMIIGVGIMICQQFTGINGIGFYASETFAEAAGASLAKIGTIAYACIQVPITIVGAMMIDKSGRKPLMMISATGTFLGCFVTGTSFFLEGHNLLPEWAPILAFVGVLFFIAFFSIGMGAVPWLIMSEIFPIDVKGAAGSLVVLVNWLGAWLISYTFNFLLSWSSSGTFFLYSAFSLMAVLFVAKVVPETKGKTLEEIQQCINS from the exons atGGCAATTGGACAAGTTAAGGATGCTGAAAGTAGTGATGAAATAAATGGCCTTGAAGATTTGGAACAGCCATTCATCCAGCAAGATAATATTGTTTCCCATAAAGATGATAAAAATGTTGAAGGTGGATCCATTGGAATGGTTTTGCTCAGTACATGTGTTGCTGTTTGTGGCTCTTTTGAATTTGGATCATGT GTGGGCTATTCAGCACCCACTCAATCTGCAATCACAGAAGATCTTAATCTTTCTGTAGCTGAG TACTCCATGTTTGGCTCCATATTAACAATTGGTGCAATGTTTGGTGCCATCACAAGTGGTAAAATTGCAGACTTCACTGGTCGAAAATGG GCAATGACGATGTCAGGTGTTTTCTGCATTGCAGGATGGCTTGCTGTATATTTCTCTAAG GGAGCTATTTCACTTGACATGGGAAGGTTGTTCACAGGATATGGAATTGGAGTTTTTTCTTATGTG GTGCCAATATTTATTGCTGAAATTGCTCCAAAGAATTTGCGTGGAGGGCTCACAACATTGAATCAG CTCATGATTGTCACTGGATCATCAGTTGCATTCTTAGTAGGATCAGTCATAACATGGAGAGCACTTGCTTTGACTg GGCTTGTTCCATGCATATTCCTTCTTGTGGGTCTATGTTTTGTTCCGGAGTCTCCCAGATGGCTG GCAAAGGTTGGCCGTGAGAAAGAATTTCAAGATGCGCTACGAAAACTTCGTGGCAAAGATGCTGATATTACTTTTGAAGCTGCAGAAATTAAA GATTATATTGAAACTCTTAAGACTCTTCCAAAGGCTAAAATGCTGGATTTGTTCCAAAGAAGACATATTCGCTCCATGATT ATTGGAGTAGGAATAATGATATGTCAACAATTCACAGGAATAAATGGAATAGGTTTCTATGCAAGTGAAACCTTTGCAGAAGCTG CAGGGGCTTCTCTGGCCAAAATTGGAACCATAGCTTATGCCTGTATTCAG GTTCCAATAACTATAGTGGGCGCAATGATGATTGACAAATCTGGAAGAAAGCCACTTATGATG ATTTCTGCAACTGGGACATTTCTAGGCTGCTTTGTAACAGGCACTTCTTTCTTTCTCGAG GGCCACAACTTGTTGCCTGAGTGGGCACCAATATTAGCTTTTGTTGGAGTGCTG TTTTTCATAGCATTTTTCTCTATTGGAATGGGAGCAGTCCCTTGGCTGATTATGTCTGAG ATTTTCCCAATTGATGTGAAGGGGGCTGCTGGCAGCTTGGTGGTGCTAGTGAACTGGTTGGGTGCTTGGTTAATTTCATATACATTCAACTTTCTTTTGTCCTGGAGTTCCTCAg GCACTTTTTTCCTCTACTCTGCATTCTCTTTGATGGCTGTTCTATTTGTGGCAAAGGTAGTTCCAGAAACCAAAGGAAAAACACTAGAAGAAATTCAACAATGCATAAACTCCTAG
- the LOC126689200 gene encoding sugar transporter ERD6-like 16 isoform X1: MAIGQVKDAESSDEINGLQDLEQPFIQQDNIVSHKDDKNVEGGSIGMVLLSTCVAVCGSFEFGSCVGYSAPTQSAITEELNLSVAEYSMFGSILTIGAMFGAITSGKIADFVGRKGAMRMSGVFCIAGWLAVYFSKGAISLDMGRLFTGYGIGVFSYVVPIFIAEIAPKNLRGGLTTLNQIMIVTGSSVAFLVGSVITWRALALTGLVPCIFLLVGLCFVPESPRWLAKVGREKEFQVALRKLRGKDADITFEAAEIKDYFETLKTLPKAKMLDLFQSRHIRSMIIGVGIMICQQFTGINGIGFYASEIFAEAGASLAKIGTIAYACIQVPITIVGAMMIDKSGRKPLILISATGTFLGCFVTGTSFFLKGHNLLPEWAPILTFVGVLFFIVFFSIGMGAVPWLIMSEIFPIELKGAAGSLVVLVNWLGAWLISYTFNFLFTWSSSGTFFLYSAFSLMAVLFVAKVVPETKGKTLEEIQQCINS; the protein is encoded by the exons atggcAATTGGACAAGTTAAGGATGCTGAGAGTAGTGATGAAATAAATGGCCTTCAAGATTTGGAACAGCCATTCATCCAGCAAGATAATATTGTTTCCCATAAAGATGATAAAAATGTTGAAGGTGGATCCATTGGAATGGTTTTGCTCAGTACATGTGTTGCTGTTTGTGGCTCTTTTGAATTTGGATCATGT GTGGGCTATTCAGCACCCACTCAATCTGCAATCACAGAAGAACTTAATCTTTCCGTAGCTGAG TACTCCATGTTTGGCTCCATATTAACAATTGGAGCAATGTTTGGTGCCATCACAAGTGGTAAAATTGCAGACTTTGTTGGTCGAAAAGGG GCAATGAGGATGTCAGGTGTTTTCTGCATTGCAGGATGGCTTGCTGTATATTTCTCTAAG GGAGCTATTTCACTTGACATGGGAAGGTTGTTCACAGGATATGGAATTGGAGTTTTTTCTTATGTG GTGCCAATATTTATTGCTGAAATTGCTCCAAAGAATCTGCGTGGAGGGCTTACAACATTGAATCAG ATCATGATTGTCACTGGATCATCAGTTGCATTCTTAGTAGGATCAGTCATAACATGGAGAGCACTTGCTTTGACTg GGCTTGTTCCATGCATATTCCTTCTTGTGGGTCTATGTTTCGTTCCGGAGTCTCCCAGATGGCTG GCAAAGGTTGGCCGTGAGAAAGAATTTCAAGTTGCGCTACGAAAACTTCGTGGCAAAGATGCTGATATTACTTTTGAAGCTGCTGAAATTAAA GATTATTTTGAAACTCTTAAGACACTTCCAAAGGCTAAAATGCTGGATTTGTTCCAAAGCAGACATATTCGCTCCATGATT ATTGGAGTAGGAATAATGATATGTCAACAATTCACAGGAATAAATGGAATAGGTTTCTATGCAAGTGAAATCTTTGCAGAAGCTG GGGCTTCTCTGGCCAAAATTGGAACCATAGCTTATGCCTGTATTCAG GTTCCAATAACTATAGTGGGCGCAATGATGATTGACAAATCTGGAAGAAAGCCACTTATTTTG ATTTCTGCAACTGGGACATTTCTGGGCTGCTTTGTAACAGgcacttctttctttctcaag GGCCACAACTTGTTGCCTGAGTGGGCACCAATATTAACTTTTGTTGGAGTGCTG TTTTTCATAGTATTTTTCTCTATTGGAATGGGAGCAGTCCCTTGGCTGATTATGTCTGAG ATTTTTCCAATTGAATTGAAGGGGGCTGCTGGGAGCTTGGTGGTGCTAGTGAACTGGTTGGGTGCTTGGTTAATTTCATATACATTCAACTTTCTTTTTACCTGGAGTTCCTCAg gcACTTTTTTCCTCTACTCCGCATTCTCTTTGATGGCTGTTCTATTTGTGGCAAAGGTAGTTCCAGAAACCAAAGGAAAAACACTAGAAGAAATTCAACAATGCATAAACTCCTAG